The genomic DNA TTCCTCCGCGATACCATTATCTAGTGGAGGAAGACCGGTCTGGGGCAAAGCAACCGACGAACTTGGATTGATAATCAGTCGTACAGTGTCATCACAATCGGAAGGTTCTGCGGATATTAGTTAACACTTTAACGTGCAATTTCTGGCGAGAGTCCTCCTCACACAAGTAGTTCGTAAGATGGGTTTGAAGTTGAAATGGTTTCGACGGCGGATCACCTTCGATGGGATACCATCGGCACCGGAGCGGGACATTCGACGAAAAGAGGTAGACATTAGAGAACCAGCCACAACATCGCAGTTTGCGTCTAAACGTTGTGTCTTGTATGTTCTATCGTTAATCTCAACAGGCAACAGCAGGAACAGTGATCGGAGTCTATCGAAAGAGTGCGCACTTTGAGGATTACATTGAACCCGTCCGTTCGTCCTACTGGGAACCTCCACCGCAAGCAATCGCTCGTGCCAGTAAGTATATTGGCAAGGACCAGCAAACCCTACTGTCCACCGTCGATTGGCTAACGTCTGCAAATTCCACCCTCACCCACAATTCTAGCAATTCGCTCAAACGGCAACCTACCAACCACGTCTACAGACAGTCCCTCGTCCAACTCGTACTCCTCGTCCTCGTCCACGCTGCGGGCCCGAGTGTCAGCGCAACGTGCAACACGGTCGCCACCAGTATCGCCGGCACCCGTCGTACCTGCCGGAATCTCCTCCGTTAGCAGACCCGTCTCAATGGGCAATGTCGTCATGGAGGCAGATAGCCGTGATAAGATAGTACGTCCTCCAGTCGAACGATTGCAGCTTAATGCGGCCGAGTACGACACGCCACCCGAGCCGAACTATGCCGCACCGAAGCCACCCGCCAGAAAGGGGGTTTCCAAGGCGAAATCTTTGGGAAATCTGACCAACGAAGAAGCCACGAACAGCGTGAGTAAACATTTCGGTGATGAGCTGCACGAATTGCGATCACCACAATCGGTGGAAGTGTTGAGTGATCCTACTCCGAGAGTCGCTTCAACAACATCCTCACCTCCATCGTCGCCTATACATGTAGTGCCGATTACACCGATTCCGCGGACGACCTCTAGCAATTCCTTGCCATTGCGCGAAGCTGCTCCAAGTCCTGTCCATCGGGACGTTAGCAACGAACCGGAGTACATCGTTCCGCTGGCTGCCGAGGAACGGCAGCAACTCGACGAGCCGATCTACGATTCTTTCGATGCTATCTTCGAACGTGTGAAGATGCGCAAACCTGTTAGTCCTGCCCCAGAGCGTGATAGCATGTCGACGCGACCTGAGACATCATCACCTGTACTACCTCACCGAGAACCAGTGGTACAGAAGGCGTCTGAAGATGATACGATATTCGAGAGAGTGAAGATTTCTAGCTCTCCTACTCTTGGCTCGCAACGGTCTACGGGAACCCGTACACCGTCTCcgacaccatcaccatcaccatcaccatcaccgtcaCCGTCACCTCCACCAAGGCAGAAACCGATACTTAAAGTAGCGATCGCATCGAATCCACCAACATCTCCTCCACAACCGAAATCGATCCTTAAAAAGCgtgctccaccaccaccacaaactcCGGTCGAGGCTACCTCCAGCATGGTCGAATTCACCAACGAAATAGCCCCGGCGATACCGACACCTCCTCCAAGATCAATACGAGCTACCACTCCGCAAGATACTCCCGTTACACCTTCAGAGCGTAAGATCGTCGAGTTCCCTGCAACAGACATCCAACAACCTCCTACTACGACGCCGAATGGTAGAGATTCCGATTCGGATTCGGATGACGACTTCAACTGGGACTTTGTGCAGAAGCACCGGTCCAGCATTAATCAAACAGTGGCCGCACAGACGCAGATCGATCCGGATGTGCTGCGGAACGCTCCCGCATCGCTCCGCACCGGCATGACACAGGCAGTAGCCTCGCCACGCAACCTTCCGGAACCGGTTGCCCAACCGCGAACACTACGGGGCATGCGAAATCAAAGAGCGCACGGGCAGTTGGAAAACATTGGCCGGAATGATGCTCCGGCTCAGCTTCCACCACCAAGAGCGCGTGCCAGTGACTCAAACGCGTCGGAAACGTCCGCCTAGAAAGCTTTTGCCCAGAATCGAACGAATAAATATTATGAAGCTTATCTGTTTAGGGAGGTTTTCTTTAGGAAAGTGGAATAATTGGCAAAGTGAGAGTGTAAACAAAATACTGACTCATCGCGTGTGAGTCACGAGCGTTccttgccaaaaaaaaactaaaatctcTTTATCAAATTATCAGATAGCAGCTCTGATATCATGTCGATGGTATGCGCGACCCAAACAAAACCATGAGAGTTCTCGATGCACGCTTGGGAGCTTATCTCCAGGAGTGAATTGTAATTAATCCTATTTCACTTACCTATGCAGCTTGGCTAGCGGGAAATGCATGCAGAGCTTCTGATGGAACTCGCAAAACTCCTTGTACGAGCGAAACAGATAGGCTGCATCCGGCTGATGTTGTCGTTCCACCCGCAGAATGTATGTGTAATACTTTTCCTGATCGTATCGTTTCTGAAACCCGTGTACGTAGACCGTCTTCAGACGGCCATCCTGTGCCATTCTTCAGAAGACAAACAGAGCGTTTAAGTTAAATTTGTTGAACTTTAAAATTGGAAGAAAGCTCCAAACTTACGTATAGACACGCGGAATGAAGCTCAACAGCTCGCCATCGCCCGTTTCGGCCGAAAACTTCATCTGGGCAATGTTGTGCAGGAAGAAGTTGAACTGCGTAAACCACGACTTGAGCGATATGTGGATCATCTTCGCAAACGTTGCCGCTGCTTCGGGATTCGATTGGCCGGGCAGGAGCGCGTTGCGGACGTAATTGACTGCCTCGACCGTTACGCCCGGAATTCCCGACGTGGTCATCAGCGCAAAcatgtgcagcagcagatcaCTGTGCCGCCGGACGATGTTAAATGCCGTGCAGCACAGATCGACGAACTGGTGGAACTTGGCCGATGGTCGATCGCCACCGTTTATCACATACGCCATATCGGACGTCAGTACGAAAGGCGTTCGATCACTAGCAAAGAAGCGCATCCCGATTTAAAGTTAGGCGCAATTGAAAGAGAGAAAACTGACCTGCATCCACACTACTTACCGTTTAAAATTGCCAAACATCTGCGCGTCACCGAGAAACTTGCCGAAATCGATGTGAAACAGATGGCCGGACGTTTTGAGCATAATGTTATCGTTATGCCTATCACAAATGCCGAGAATGTACGTGGCGACGGAGTAGCCCGCACACGATCGCGTAAAGTTGTCGACCGCTCGCTGATACTCGAGCTGGCTTGGGTTTTGCTTGGCAAGCCATTCGGCAATCGATTTATCCTTGAACGACCCGGTCACGCCCCATTCGACCTGTATCTTGCGCAGCGTTTCCGAATCGGACACCAGCTCAATCATGCCGCGCTTGTACGCGGTCGGAACGCAGTTGAACGTCACCATCTTCAGATCGAGCCCCTCCCTCAGCCACATCTTATCCATAATGCGCACCATCTGGATCGTTAGCGCGTCCTGCTGTAGATCATCGCCCGCTTTAAATATGGCCGGCACGATCACCTTATCCGGTCCGGCGAAATTAATCTTCAGCGGGAGCGTGTTGGAGTTGAAGTAGTTGCAGCTGCGCACCACCACTCCGGTCACTTCGGCGCCCGGTTCGAGCGGGAGCACGGTCGGGCTGTCGATCAGCATCTGATTGACCGACTCGAGCCCTTGCTTCAGAACCTGCAGACGATGTGAGTCCTTCGCCAGCTTTACGCTCTGCGCCACCTCACCCAATCGCTTGCACATAATGTTCTGCGAGAGGAATCTTCCCGTTAGCTTTTCGCCACAAATCGCCAGCAGAGCGCGCAGCATTAGCTGATTGCGTCTGTGGTAGCGGGCCTGGTTCATGAGCACTTCATCGCAGGCCGTTTCCTGAGCATCGATCATGTTCTGGGGCGCTTCTCCGGGCAAGCtgtgcagcagcaaccagTACAGATGGTGAGCAATCCTTGGCGATTCGAGCGACTTTCTCAGCAGCAACATTGCCAGCGGAGATCCTTCGTACGTGTCGTGCTTCAGTGCCTGCAGCAGCTGGGGCAAATAGTCCACGAACTCATCGTTCGCCATTGCCGAGATCCATTCCACCGCCTGCCGACGAACTTCCAGATCGGGATAGCGTGGCAACAGCAGCTCGAGCGCCTGGACGGGGCTTAACGCCGTCCAGGATTTTATCAGCGCATGCAGGTCCGTCAGACAAGCGTAGTCCCAGCTGTGCGCTGCGTGCAGAATCTTCGGCAGCGCGTGCGGGAATCGGTGCAGATAGTGACGCTTTTCCCACAGCACTTCACGCTTTTCCAGCTTGTCCGACGAGTAGCCCTGCTCGGCTGTATCGATCAGCTCTTGCTGCAGGTTACGATCGAGGCTGGCAAAGTCCAGCTGCACCACCGGAGGCAAGTTTCGTATCGGTTCCGGGAACACAACCGCTCCACCGTAGCTCGGGATTTCGATGCCCAGTATTGGATAGCTGCCCCCTATCGGGTACGTCCCCTTGGATGGTGCTGGGCCGAAGAATTTGTCCGTCGTTGGTGGCCACATCGGTAGCAGGTACGAGCCTTGCACCATCTTACGCTCGAAATCGAAAAATTGCAACGAACTCCAGCCCAACTCCACCTTTGTCATGCGTCCTTCCGGACCGGAACTATCACCCGGTGCCGCTGTCCCCGTCCCACTGCCCGCCGTGCCTCCATCACTTCCGCCACCATCCACCGGCTCCCGGATACACCCGTACAGCACCAACACTAGACGAGCCTCACGGGGCAACGTGCACACCGGGTTGCGAAACATTATCCACGAGTTGAACGTAAGCCGCGGATAGATGCCGGAAAGCTCATTCGAACACTGCACCACGTACGGTTCACTAATGTATCTTGCACCGTGATAGATTTGCACACCGAGATTGTACTCGTCGTGCCGCCAGTGCATCGGTGGCCGATGCAGACACGACACATTCACCATCACCGCCTGCGAGATGTTACAGATCGAGATCGGATTCGTGTTGTACTCCGGCACATTCACGCCAAAGTTAACCCGGAACGCTTGCGCGTAGATCTCCAGCAAGCTCTGAATGGCGTGCCGCACCTCGTTACACCGGTAGCGGATCTGTTCCGGGATGGTGCGAGGCCTCAGCTTCACCTCCGCATAATCACCACTCTCCGACACGATCGCCAAACTACCATTGCTATACGTCTGCTCGTCCACCACACTGTCCCGGTAGCTGTACACGGTTTGTCCATGATCACagcaagcccttaaatcttcGATCGATTTGGCGATCTCCAGCGTATCGAGCGGTCCGAGCAGATTGCAGATCGCTTTAACCGCCTGTATCACACCGGAACACGTCAGTATCGTCCGGCCAGAGGGGCCATCGTCTGCCGACGACTGGAGCTTATCGATTTCCGCCTCGAGCGTTTCGAGCAGTATCATAAGATCGTCGTACCCGATCGCGTTGGCCGTTTCTTTGGGCAGCAGATGTTCCAGCCGCATCTCGGCCTCGTTCGTATCGTCCTGCGCCGTGCGGGCGATCACCTTCATCGTGCGTGCCGTTTTCGGGATAAAGCCCAGCTGCACGTCGTGCTCGAGCTTGATGCTGTCGTGCACGCACTGGAGCTGGTTCAGCCGGGACCGGACGCACAGGATTTCCTGGATGCCGATCGCTTTCAGCGCGTAATCGCTTACCGTGTTGCGGATTTGGCCCTCGAGCGCACAGTACACCTGGGCAATCACATGTTCCACCGTTGTCGTAACTGGAAGTAGACAGTGGCATTGATCGCAGTTACAGTGCCTCACACTCGAATCCGGACGCCttgaaagcgaagaaaaattcaACTTCAATCGCTCCCACTATACTCACTATCACAGGTAAATGGTATCGGTGGTCCGTAGCCATCAATTTGCCCCTTCGTTTGATCCCCGCCGGCAAAGCAATCGAGGGCCGGATGTACCAGCAGCTTAATGCTTGTCCCCTCCACGTAACGACTCTCGAACTCGGCCGCCACAATGTGGCCCACGTTGCTCGTCGGATCATCGCTTCGATATTGCGCTGCAGTACAAGTATGTAACGGCGTTTAAGCAACCGCTCTTCTAAACGATATCaaatcacttttttttacaaacctCTCAGCTGCTTCACCATATTATAGAACGCAATCAATTCCTTGTCGTAGCTCTTCACAATCACCACGTTCTCGTACAGCTTGTACGGTGTCGTGCGCCGCTCAACGCCACTCGCCGGGGCCAGCTTCCGTTGCATGAGCTCATAGTTGGATTGATCATCCGGCTGTCCCGCTGGGACACCGCGGAGCATCGTGTGACAGTAGCCACCGGTGGAATTGCGCggcggtagtggtggtggttcgccATCTTCCGTGCCCACCGGTGATAAGGCGGTTGCTTCTACCGGGGCCGACACCCAACCGTACGAACAGCTGCCCGACAGGGCACCGTACAGCGAAGCTGGCGGGGATAGTGGGGTGGCCGCTTTGTCCGAGAGCGACCGATTCACGACCGCTTCATACACCGGATCGGAATACTGCGTGCCACCGGTGTAGATGTAATCGAACGGATCGTAATCTTCATAGTACGTGGAGGCCGTGTCATCTGTCGGGGagaagcaaagaagaagaagaaaagccgtTAACAGAACCGCGAAACGATTCACTGGCGCTCCGATCCGATTCGAGGTCCGACCTTCCGACCTGCTACGAGTCTTCCGGGAAGATCTTCGCACGCGCAACATTTTCAGCATTTTAACTGCACGCTGTCGGAGTTAACAGTTCGATCACAGCGAGTAAAACATGTACGGCCAGCATTATTACTGAGGAGGGAAGAGCAAACTAGCTTTATTACATGATTCGGGTGGGTGGGTTTGTGTTCGTTTGTTCCTCTACGGTCGCCTTACGACGCCACTCGCGACCAACCGACGTTCGCGGACGGTTCCCTTCCTTCGCCGATTGTTTCGCCTAACTAAACTCCTACCTGGCCTGGCCTGGAAAAACGACCGTTATCAAACCGTTCAAGTACTAGGCAAAGGTGCGCCTCTCCCCATTACGTCAACCTACGCGTAACGCTTCTTTTGTCCCTAAACCGCCTAACGAACCAAGGCAACGACGACGGATAAAGCAACGCGACACCTTACCACCTCCTGTTGCCACAACGACTACAACCGCTTCTCTCCACTTTGATTTCGTATAGAAGGCACACATTTTATAAGGACACAGTTCCGGCGGGAGATCGGTTCTTCCCGGATGGCTTTTTTAACAGAAGTTTAGTATTTCTACTCACACACCCACTAGGAGGGACGCTTGCGACAACAAATGGGCCAAAGCCCTCAACTCAAGCCCTGCGGCAACTGATAAGATGAAGACGGAGATAAAGACGATGCGCTAGGGTATGTTCTACTACGTGCTGTTGGTACTTTAAATTATCTAAATCTCTACACGAAACATACCAACAGGCTAAAATAGCTTTCCAATTAACGAACGAAAGTGTTAACCATTCCATTCGTAATGCTTCAggcaaatttaaacaaatgtTTCATCCATTCACAAAAGAACGCGAATAGGTAACGTTCCCTAAGCCAAACAAAAGCCCATTCAGCGCAAGTGTTTTGCGTGATTAAATCGCTTCTCTCGTTTCTTTATCCCCACAATAGGAAAGGgacagaagagaaaaaaaaatagtcaaACGGTTCGGAAGCCGCCACTAATCAGCCGGACGCGCGCGCGGAACGTTCGTGTATGCCGTTCCGCGTCAGCTTGCCGTTGTGCTGGAAGAGCTGTGCTAAACGATAATTATAATGTGGTGTGCGCGCGCGGTGTGCTCTATCACCGAGACCTACAGACCTACGGCACGGACAAGTTTGTTGTGTCGCGCTCGAACTTAGTATTGCTCTCTGGCAGCATGAGGGGGTGTGTTCTACTTCGTAGTCTAAAGGgcgatttaaaatttaaatcttttATCATGGGTGGATTGGATTATTGGTCCGAAAAACTGATTTGTTTAGTTTAAAACGTTGCCAACTTTCCCCAACTGTTTGTGACCTTCGTGATGTCCTCCGATCGGAGATGCCAGGATGCAATTGGGTGTACCGGACCGAAGAAGTTTTCCTCAAGTATAGGCCGGACCGGAAAACGGCACTATGAACATCAAGTGTCCAAAAACAGAATTCCATTTTTCAGTTGGCCAAAGTGCACTACCCCCTGAAAGCTAGCAGCAGTGATCGTGAATACTTGGTGTACTATTTTGTTCTATAAAGATTATactaaaaatttaataaaaaatacattttgtaaaATTAGCTTTTCACCCTCAGAAGCATGATTTGAGCAAATGATTGTTGCAACAATGGCAGTGTGCTAAATACTAGTTACTTATTGTCTCCTTTTCCCCTGTCACTCTTTGTTCctgtatctctctctccctctctctctctctcgctcttcccTCTCCATGTCTGGCTTTACCGTACTTCACGCTGCTGCACGTGAGCAGCCATCGTTTTAGTGTGCGATTTTACCTTTATCATCATCCGCACTGCTACCGCTGGACGAACGATTCCCGCACAGCAGCGGATCGAACGCTTCCAGCACGGATACCCGCGGATTGTCCTCGAATCCCAGATCGATCAGATCCGTACCCTTGGCGCCGAGCCGGGGCGGTGGAGCGGCGGTTGGATCACTTTTCGGCCGCAGCACAACACCACTGCTGGTCGCTTCCCTTGCCGGGGATGGCTGGCGCTTGAGAGCGTTCGTCATGACGCTTTGCGGTTGGGAGTAGGAGCGTCCCGTTGCGGCCAGTTTTGGCACGTGCACCAGAGCAGTTTCCGGATTGGCCACGGACGTGGCGGCCGCTCCATTCATACCGGCGGTTTGCAACGAAGGATAGAGTGGTGTGCCGGGTGTTACACCGTACTGGGCCGGCGCAACAGGTGGTGCCGCTTGAGGTAGTGATGACGATGGGCCATAGTTAGCCACCGGAACCGGTCCGTACGCCGATGGCATGCCACCGTACAGCGAGGGGGCTGGTGTAGCTGTACCGGGGTAAACCGGCGGAGCTACTATTGCGGCGGGTCCTCCGGCCGTTGCAACAGCGTACACCGGAGGACTATTGTACAGCCGGTGCAGTTCTTCCGGTGTGAGCGGTTTCGGTTTCGAGGCTTGACTGTTGTACGGCACCAGCTGCATCGAGGTGGCATTGTACGGTCCTTGAAGGTGTGGGCCGGGTGGCTGTGCCATTCCGACCGGTTGATATGGTGCGTGCTGGAACCCGTAGCTTGCAGCCGACAAGCTGAGACTGCGTTGCGTTTTAAAGCTCTGCTCTGCGTACTGGCCAGCGACGGGAGGTTGCGTTTGAAGGctgaaagaaagagaaaagataGTAAGTTTATCAAAAGCAAGAGAAGAACTGTTAGGAGGCGTCTTCGTACACTTACCGGTGCATTTGTTCGACCAGCTCTTTCAGATTATTTCGAGCTTCCTCCTTCGGATCGGGTGGCTTTGGCACCGCTTGGAATGATATCAAATCCGCTTCATCCTGCCCATTGGCGCCCGTCTTCGGTACCAGTATGCCCGGATTGCGACAGTCACTGTGTCGCCGTACCGGGCCCGACGATGTGCCGGGCGGTGGTTCCAAACTATTGCCGGACGGCGCGGTTGGCACTTTGCCAGTACCGCAGGCGACACGACGCTGCAGATACGCCCGGTACTCTTCGAGCGTTTGCGAGACGGCTTTCGGATTGCTGGCCAGTTCCGGTGTCATTTGGCGCTGCTTCGCCCGTATCTTCTCCAGCTCGAGCGTTTCAAGGCTAAGCGCCTTGGCACGCTCGATGTCCGCCAGGTACTTCTTTTCTACCTCCAGGTCATGCGAATTCGTTGCCATGATGACggtggtgtgttgtgtgtgttagcGTATCAATGGTACTGTGATGGATAATTGCTTGTGTTTGTGGCTATGTGTATCACACTCTCGCGGGGTCTATTGATAAGGGAAAAAAGTTAGCAAAAACAGTGATAATTATTAGAACTTATTGTAAGTAATCGATCGAAGAAAGGCACGCAACGAAACAAATCGAACGATAACCGTACCAGCTGCGATGTTTCGCAACAGAATTGGTAAATCATTTTAccgcaaaccacacacacacactgattaGCAGCTTTTTTCCAAACGTTTTATCTtgctttgttatttttatgctGCTTCGCCCTGCTTATCGGGCTCGTTCGTTTATGGGGTTCGAGGGAAGAACGCAGGAGAAGTCGTCTCCGATGCGGACCCGATACGAAGGGGCAACAAGTGTGCACAATTCTTAGCAGGCACGTAATGCATTCTTTAGCGGAAGGAAATTCCTcacacgctcgctcgctcgctcgcacgATTGCTCGCTGATGTAAACAAACGTTCGCGCAAAAAGTCATTCATGCTCGGACAAATAAAGCTAAACATTGATGCCATTGAATGAAAGACGAGTGGGGTTGAAATGTCCTTCTCCCACCATTCCTTCTCGCTCTAATTCACACAGCGGGATcaatctctcgctctctctctctctctctctagccgATTGTCGATAACCATAACAATCTCCGGGAGGATGAGATGATGGACGGAGAATAAACATCTTCGTTCCGATTCAACGACAATCCAAGTAGGCTGCTGCCAGCAAAGGGCACGACAAGAACTGGCGGAAGAAGAAGTGGACGCTCGCAACGGGTTCGAGTGCAGGCTGCAAATTAAAATGCACAAATTACAAACAGACGACAGCAAGCGGCCTTTGACCGGAAGAGGTCAGACACGACCGTTTCGCTGGAGGAATGGGTTCGCTTCTCTCCCTGCTTCACATACTTGGGTTGCGTCAGTCACGCATTGCTGCCCGTCGTATGTTGCTTTAGTGCGTCAAAGTAGGCGCTGGCCGAATTTTGTGATTGGGCACGACCAGTAATAACTGCAGCCGGTACGATTAGGGGGAACAAGCAATGAGCAATCAAATGACttaaacgaaaagaaaacatgtACTAGAAAAGTATTCGTGAGAGGCAAACAAGCATTTCGATCCAAAAATCGACAAACATTGAATTTCTCCTTCCGCCTGCACACCATATGCACttgcagccagccagccacccgACCGGAAGATGCCCCGGAGGGTGGTGTAGcagtttttcctctttctctctttttctatcTCCGGTCCCTCTTCTTATTTCgattcgcacacacaccgaaaaatCGACGTGGAATTGCATCGCCGATCGACCCAAAACTACGCCTCGCCCAATTATGTGGTATTCTCCCTTGGCCCGGAGTGGATAACGCTTCGCTTCTATCTACCTTGCACTGCACTTCGGTTTGGCTGTTCGCTAAAGCTTCCAAAATTGGTACTGGATGGGAAAATGCAGCATTTTTGCACGGTTTTTACACTCCAGCCTTTTTATTTACACAAAAACACGAATTTCA from Anopheles stephensi strain Indian chromosome 2, UCI_ANSTEP_V1.0, whole genome shotgun sequence includes the following:
- the LOC118503789 gene encoding proline-rich protein 36-like encodes the protein MGLKLKWFRRRITFDGIPSAPERDIRRKEATAGTVIGVYRKSAHFEDYIEPVRSSYWEPPPQAIARATIRSNGNLPTTSTDSPSSNSYSSSSSTLRARVSAQRATRSPPVSPAPVVPAGISSVSRPVSMGNVVMEADSRDKIVRPPVERLQLNAAEYDTPPEPNYAAPKPPARKGVSKAKSLGNLTNEEATNSVSKHFGDELHELRSPQSVEVLSDPTPRVASTTSSPPSSPIHVVPITPIPRTTSSNSLPLREAAPSPVHRDVSNEPEYIVPLAAEERQQLDEPIYDSFDAIFERVKMRKPVSPAPERDSMSTRPETSSPVLPHREPVVQKASEDDTIFERVKISSSPTLGSQRSTGTRTPSPTPSPSPSPSPSPSPPPRQKPILKVAIASNPPTSPPQPKSILKKRAPPPPQTPVEATSSMVEFTNEIAPAIPTPPPRSIRATTPQDTPVTPSERKIVEFPATDIQQPPTTTPNGRDSDSDSDDDFNWDFVQKHRSSINQTVAAQTQIDPDVLRNAPASLRTGMTQAVASPRNLPEPVAQPRTLRGMRNQRAHGQLENIGRNDAPAQLPPPRARASDSNASETSA
- the LOC118503788 gene encoding phosphatidylinositol 4-phosphate 3-kinase C2 domain-containing subunit beta isoform X1, translated to MATNSHDLEVEKKYLADIERAKALSLETLELEKIRAKQRQMTPELASNPKAVSQTLEEYRAYLQRRVACGTGKVPTAPSGNSLEPPPGTSSGPVRRHSDCRNPGILVPKTGANGQDEADLISFQAVPKPPDPKEEARNNLKELVEQMHRLQTQPPVAGQYAEQSFKTQRSLSLSAASYGFQHAPYQPVGMAQPPGPHLQGPYNATSMQLVPYNSQASKPKPLTPEELHRLYNSPPVYAVATAGGPAAIVAPPVYPGTATPAPSLYGGMPSAYGPVPVANYGPSSSLPQAAPPVAPAQYGVTPGTPLYPSLQTAGMNGAAATSVANPETALVHVPKLAATGRSYSQPQSVMTNALKRQPSPAREATSSGVVLRPKSDPTAAPPPRLGAKGTDLIDLGFEDNPRVSVLEAFDPLLCGNRSSSGSSADDDKDDTASTYYEDYDPFDYIYTGGTQYSDPVYEAVVNRSLSDKAATPLSPPASLYGALSGSCSYGWVSAPVEATALSPVGTEDGEPPPLPPRNSTGGYCHTMLRGVPAGQPDDQSNYELMQRKLAPASGVERRTTPYKLYENVVIVKSYDKELIAFYNMVKQLRAQYRSDDPTSNVGHIVAAEFESRYVEGTSIKLLVHPALDCFAGGDQTKGQIDGYGPPIPFTCDITTTVEHVIAQVYCALEGQIRNTVSDYALKAIGIQEILCVRSRLNQLQCVHDSIKLEHDVQLGFIPKTARTMKVIARTAQDDTNEAEMRLEHLLPKETANAIGYDDLMILLETLEAEIDKLQSSADDGPSGRTILTCSGVIQAVKAICNLLGPLDTLEIAKSIEDLRACCDHGQTVYSYRDSVVDEQTYSNGSLAIVSESGDYAEVKLRPRTIPEQIRYRCNEVRHAIQSLLEIYAQAFRVNFGVNVPEYNTNPISICNISQAVMVNVSCLHRPPMHWRHDEYNLGVQIYHGARYISEPYVVQCSNELSGIYPRLTFNSWIMFRNPVCTLPREARLVLVLYGCIREPVDGGGSDGGTAGSGTGTAAPGDSSGPEGRMTKVELGWSSLQFFDFERKMVQGSYLLPMWPPTTDKFFGPAPSKGTYPIGGSYPILGIEIPSYGGAVVFPEPIRNLPPVVQLDFASLDRNLQQELIDTAEQGYSSDKLEKREVLWEKRHYLHRFPHALPKILHAAHSWDYACLTDLHALIKSWTALSPVQALELLLPRYPDLEVRRQAVEWISAMANDEFVDYLPQLLQALKHDTYEGSPLAMLLLRKSLESPRIAHHLYWLLLHSLPGEAPQNMIDAQETACDEVLMNQARYHRRNQLMLRALLAICGEKLTGRFLSQNIMCKRLGEVAQSVKLAKDSHRLQVLKQGLESVNQMLIDSPTVLPLEPGAEVTGVVVRSCNYFNSNTLPLKINFAGPDKVIVPAIFKAGDDLQQDALTIQMVRIMDKMWLREGLDLKMVTFNCVPTAYKRGMIELVSDSETLRKIQVEWGVTGSFKDKSIAEWLAKQNPSQLEYQRAVDNFTRSCAGYSVATYILGICDRHNDNIMLKTSGHLFHIDFGKFLGDAQMFGNFKRDRTPFVLTSDMAYVINGGDRPSAKFHQFVDLCCTAFNIVRRHSDLLLHMFALMTTSGIPGVTVEAVNYVRNALLPGQSNPEAAATFAKMIHISLKSWFTQFNFFLHNIAQMKFSAETGDGELLSFIPRVYTMAQDGRLKTVYVHGFQKRYDQEKYYTYILRVERQHQPDAAYLFRSYKEFCEFHQKLCMHFPLAKLHSLPSGIHVGRSNVKVVAERRLPEIRQFLISLFNSADEIAHSDLVYTFFHPLLRDQQEADINSAKVKGTPAPMEDGQPPQVGGKIKISMQYHRDTLIVMIHHVLSLPNTPGGQPPNTYVKVYLKPDSSKATKRKTKVVRKNCNPSFMETLEYRLPLEYIQKKVLQVTIWSHDSLQENAFLGGVELPLAEIDLRRETIQWYQLGYLSRV
- the LOC118503788 gene encoding phosphatidylinositol 4-phosphate 3-kinase C2 domain-containing subunit beta isoform X2: MLKMLRVRRSSRKTRSRSEDDTASTYYEDYDPFDYIYTGGTQYSDPVYEAVVNRSLSDKAATPLSPPASLYGALSGSCSYGWVSAPVEATALSPVGTEDGEPPPLPPRNSTGGYCHTMLRGVPAGQPDDQSNYELMQRKLAPASGVERRTTPYKLYENVVIVKSYDKELIAFYNMVKQLRAQYRSDDPTSNVGHIVAAEFESRYVEGTSIKLLVHPALDCFAGGDQTKGQIDGYGPPIPFTCDITTTVEHVIAQVYCALEGQIRNTVSDYALKAIGIQEILCVRSRLNQLQCVHDSIKLEHDVQLGFIPKTARTMKVIARTAQDDTNEAEMRLEHLLPKETANAIGYDDLMILLETLEAEIDKLQSSADDGPSGRTILTCSGVIQAVKAICNLLGPLDTLEIAKSIEDLRACCDHGQTVYSYRDSVVDEQTYSNGSLAIVSESGDYAEVKLRPRTIPEQIRYRCNEVRHAIQSLLEIYAQAFRVNFGVNVPEYNTNPISICNISQAVMVNVSCLHRPPMHWRHDEYNLGVQIYHGARYISEPYVVQCSNELSGIYPRLTFNSWIMFRNPVCTLPREARLVLVLYGCIREPVDGGGSDGGTAGSGTGTAAPGDSSGPEGRMTKVELGWSSLQFFDFERKMVQGSYLLPMWPPTTDKFFGPAPSKGTYPIGGSYPILGIEIPSYGGAVVFPEPIRNLPPVVQLDFASLDRNLQQELIDTAEQGYSSDKLEKREVLWEKRHYLHRFPHALPKILHAAHSWDYACLTDLHALIKSWTALSPVQALELLLPRYPDLEVRRQAVEWISAMANDEFVDYLPQLLQALKHDTYEGSPLAMLLLRKSLESPRIAHHLYWLLLHSLPGEAPQNMIDAQETACDEVLMNQARYHRRNQLMLRALLAICGEKLTGRFLSQNIMCKRLGEVAQSVKLAKDSHRLQVLKQGLESVNQMLIDSPTVLPLEPGAEVTGVVVRSCNYFNSNTLPLKINFAGPDKVIVPAIFKAGDDLQQDALTIQMVRIMDKMWLREGLDLKMVTFNCVPTAYKRGMIELVSDSETLRKIQVEWGVTGSFKDKSIAEWLAKQNPSQLEYQRAVDNFTRSCAGYSVATYILGICDRHNDNIMLKTSGHLFHIDFGKFLGDAQMFGNFKRDRTPFVLTSDMAYVINGGDRPSAKFHQFVDLCCTAFNIVRRHSDLLLHMFALMTTSGIPGVTVEAVNYVRNALLPGQSNPEAAATFAKMIHISLKSWFTQFNFFLHNIAQMKFSAETGDGELLSFIPRVYTMAQDGRLKTVYVHGFQKRYDQEKYYTYILRVERQHQPDAAYLFRSYKEFCEFHQKLCMHFPLAKLHSLPSGIHVGRSNVKVVAERRLPEIRQFLISLFNSADEIAHSDLVYTFFHPLLRDQQEADINSAKVKGTPAPMEDGQPPQVGGKIKISMQYHRDTLIVMIHHVLSLPNTPGGQPPNTYVKVYLKPDSSKATKRKTKVVRKNCNPSFMETLEYRLPLEYIQKKVLQVTIWSHDSLQENAFLGGVELPLAEIDLRRETIQWYQLGYLSRV